TTAATATAGATGAACAAAGTGAGGAATGAACAATGAAAGAGATTAGCCTTAAAGATACCGTGTTTGAGACAGTTTCTAAATTCCCTGAAATTCGTGAAGTTATTATCAGCCTTGGGTTTGCACCTTTACGCGATGATAAAATGTTGCAAACAGCTGGCAGAATGATGACGTTAGGTCGTGCAGCTAAGCAATTCGGTTTAAGTTATGAGACTGTTGCGCAAAAATTAGCAGAGCATGGTTTTACAGTAAAGGAGTCTGAACTTTAATTGAAACTACAAAGTGA
This genomic interval from Jeotgalibaca arthritidis contains the following:
- a CDS encoding DUF1858 domain-containing protein produces the protein MKEISLKDTVFETVSKFPEIREVIISLGFAPLRDDKMLQTAGRMMTLGRAAKQFGLSYETVAQKLAEHGFTVKESEL